AATCGAGGGAGGTTCCAGCAGACACACGCACGCAACAACGCCGAACCGTGTGAAATCCACGAGAACAAGCACCTGGTGTCTGCACGACCCCGTATCCGGAAGGATTATCTTGAATTAGGACGCCTCGGGTTGTAAGATTGCCCGTGCTGGTTGCCCTCATCCTTCGGCTTGGCAGCCCACGAGCCGACCTTCCCTGATGGCGAGACGGGCAATGCTGCTCAATCGATTTCCTCTCGAATAGTGTCTTCCTCAGCAGAGCACTCTTACATAAAGGAGACTTAATTAATATGACCACTGCAACAGACAAGAAAGCGGATCTGGCAGGCCCGGGAATCGGCAATTATGAAGATCTGGAGAAAATTCTCCCCAGTGATTACCGATCGCTGCTGGATCCGAAGGAAACGCAGAGAGCCATCTTTGCCGTAAAGAATTACATCGAGGAGAACCTGTGCAAGGAACTCAACCTGATGATGGTCCAGGTTCCCCTGATTGTGGACGTGGAGAGCGGCGTGAACGACATGCTCGACCGCGACGGTTCGCGCACCCCCATTCAATTCCACATTTCGAACGACTACGGCAAGCATCCCATTGACGCCCAGGTGGTGCAGGCCGCGACCAAGTGGAAGCGCGTCGCCCTGAAACAGTTCGGGATGAAGGTGGGCGAAGGGCTCTGCACCGACATGCGCGCGGTGCGCAAGGATTACTTCCTGGACCACGATCACAGCTGCTATGTGGACCAGTGGGATTGGGAGCGCGTGATTACGGCCGAGCATCGCAACCTGAATTTTCTGAAAGGCATTGTCCGCGGAATCTGGAAAGTCCTGAAGGGCGCCGAAGTGCATGCCCAAAAATTGTTCCCGCAACTGAAGACCGACAAGTACCCCGACCTTCCTGACGAACTCAAGTTCCTGCATGCCGAAGAGATCCTGGACATGTATCCCGACATGCCGCGCAAGCAGCGAGAGACAGCCATTCTGCAAAAGTACCCGGCCGTTTTCATCATCGGGATCGGTTGGACGCTCAAGGACGGCTACCCGCATGAGATGCGAGCCGCGGACTACGACGACTGGGTCACCGAAACGGTGTCCGAGAGCGGCCAGCCCATGCACGGCCTCAACGGCGACATCCTGGTCTGGAATCCGGTGACCAAGCGACGCCACGAACTGACCTCCATGGGGATCCGCGTCAATCCTCAAACGCTCCAGAAGCAGTTGGAGATGACCGGTCTGACGGATTTCCTCAAGTTCCCCTACCACCAGGCCATCATGAAGAGCGAGATTCCTCTCAGCATCGGAGGCGGCATCGGGCAGTCACGAACCCAGATGCTCTTGCTCAAGAAAGCACACCTGGGTGAGGTCAGCGTCACTGTGTGGCCGAAGATCCTGAAGGAGATGTGCCACAAAAAGAGCATCCACGTGCTCGAATAGTCAAATGGGTAGGACCGCAAGAGACGCTGAGATCGCAGATTGGGAATCGAAATCTTGAAGATGAATCCCCTTCTGCGATCTCAGCGTCTCTTGCGGCTCGAATTTCGTACTCCAGTATTCCGATATCTAAATCTTCATTTCTTGTATTCAGGGGTGGCGCAATGTGGTTGAACATCGTTGTGGCTGTGGTTTGTCTCGGAGTCGGTTTTGCAGGAGGGTTCTGGTTTTACCGTTCCACGATGGAGTCGGAGCGGGAACGAGGCAACCTGGCCAAGAAGATTTCAGCCCTGCCTTACATCCTCCTCGATTTCATGAACAATTCGAGGTTCAATGCGCTCACCCCGGACGACAAACTCGAATTCATCACCGACTTCTTCCGTCAGGAACTTAAAGCCCTGAATGTCGCGGCCTACACCACAACGCAGGCAGCCTTGGATGATTTTTATCAGCGAAAGAAGTTGAATCCGAAGCCCGCCAAACCGAGCGCCAAAGAACAGGCCGTCGGCTAAACCGACACCCCTCCAATCAGTCGGAATCCTTCTTCTTTACGACAGTGGCCATGCTGCCATCAAACAAGGGAAATGAAGCGCGGGGCACGAAGGAAGAATTTCCTGAATTGAGGTACTGGTTCACCGCGGAGGCGTTCAGGGTCAGCGAGGACGCTCCCTGGTCGCCGGTTTTGGTGATGATGTAATCACAGGAGCGGACGACTGAAAAGTCCGACTCATTGCCAAGCGGAATGAAATCGGCGGAGATATTCTGAAAAGCGGCGTAGCACCTCAAGGTCTGGTTATTATAGCGGTACACAAACGGGACAACACCGATGCGGAGCAGCCGTTGCGATGGGCCGGTGGAGCGAGAGTCCCCCTCGATCCAACCGAGTAATTGGCGAATACCCCAGTCTTCCCGGTGAGGGATTGTTTCACTGAAGAGGGCGCCGTCCCACATCTTCCATTCGTATCCCGCGACCTGAAACTGAGACACGCCTCCGTGTCGGGGCATGCCAAATTGCGATGCGAAAAAAAACAGGAATGACGCTGCCACGGTGAGTGAGACCAGAACACGCCGTATCGTCGCCGATTGAGTCA
This genomic stretch from Terriglobia bacterium harbors:
- the asnA gene encoding aspartate--ammonia ligase is translated as MTTATDKKADLAGPGIGNYEDLEKILPSDYRSLLDPKETQRAIFAVKNYIEENLCKELNLMMVQVPLIVDVESGVNDMLDRDGSRTPIQFHISNDYGKHPIDAQVVQAATKWKRVALKQFGMKVGEGLCTDMRAVRKDYFLDHDHSCYVDQWDWERVITAEHRNLNFLKGIVRGIWKVLKGAEVHAQKLFPQLKTDKYPDLPDELKFLHAEEILDMYPDMPRKQRETAILQKYPAVFIIGIGWTLKDGYPHEMRAADYDDWVTETVSESGQPMHGLNGDILVWNPVTKRRHELTSMGIRVNPQTLQKQLEMTGLTDFLKFPYHQAIMKSEIPLSIGGGIGQSRTQMLLLKKAHLGEVSVTVWPKILKEMCHKKSIHVLE